The DNA segment TCGAACGCACGAGGCTGCTGGAGGAGACGCGGGCCGAGGTCGCCGAACGGGAACGGGACACCTCCCGCGCCCGGAGCAGCCTGAGCGCGCAGCGTCGCGTCGAGGCCGCGTACATCCGGCTGATCGACCTGGTGCTCGGCGGCGGCGACCCCCGGACCGTGGCCGAGGCGGCGGCCGCGGAGCTGTCGGGATCACTGGTTCTCAGGGACTGCGTGGGACGCACCGTGGTCGTGACCGGTGAACCGCCGGGGCTCACCGAGGACGACCTGCTCCGCTGGACCTACGACGCCCACGCCGCGGGCTGTCCGGTGCCGATGTCCAGAAACGGCTGGATCGCGCCGGTCACCGCCGGCGGCGAGAACCTCGGTGTCCTCGTGCTGGTCCCCGACGAGCCGCTCACGGACGGTTCCGGGGTGCGCCTGCTCCAGCTCACGGCGCGGGCGGTCGCGCTGATCCTGCTGCTGCAGCGCACCATGGTCGTCGCGCACGACCAGATCCGTGACGAACTGTTCGAGGAGCTGCTCAGCGACATCCGGCCGCAGCCGCGGCAGCTGACCTCCCGGGCGCGCAGACTCGGCATCGCCGTCGACGAGCCGCATGTGCTGGTGGTCGCCCGTCCCGAGGGGGGTTCCGAGGGCAGGGCCGCCGCGTGGGCGTCGTCGTACGCCCATCGCACGTCCGGGCTGCGGAAGGTGTGCGACGGCTGTGTGACGCTGCTGCTGCCCGGCGAGGACCCGCTCGCCGCGGCGAACGCCGTCTCGGCGGAGCTCTCGCCGCTCATCGGTCATCCCGTCACGATCGGGGCGGCGGGCCCCGTTTCGGGGCCGGACCATGTGGCCCGGGCCCACCGCGAAGCGCTCGGCTGCCTGGAGGCCCTCACCGAGCTGGGCGACCTCGGTTCCGTCGCCACCCCGCAGCGCATGGGCTTCCTCGGCGTGCTGCTCTCCGAGACGCACGACGTCGACGCCTACGTCAGGTCCGTGCTCGGACCGGTGCTGGACTACGACGCCGAGCGGCTGACCGAACTCATCCGCACGCTCGACGCCTATTTCGTCTCGTCGTCCAGCCCCACCCGCGCGGCTTCGGCCCTGTACGTGCACCCCAACACCGTCTCCCGGCGGCTGGAGCGCATCACCGAACTCCTGGGAGCCGACTGGCAGGCCCCGGAGCGCGCACTGGAGATTCAGCTCGCCCTGCGCCTGCACCGCACCCGGGGCACCTTGAGGCACCGGCGGGCGCACGGAGAGACCGGGATCAGGCGGAAGAAGAAGGGAAGTGGAGAAGTGGGGCCGTGACCGGCCGGTAGGAGAGAGGCAGACGAGTCGGGCTGTACGCCGGGTTCTGTCCCGGAGGTCCTCGCGGGCCTTCCGGTGACGGCCATCCATCTAGGACCGGCGTTGCCGCCGGTCTCGTGCGGTCTACCCGCGGACTCGGGCGGGCAGCCCTCGATCGTCCGCGCAGAAACACCGGGGTGTTTCCTTTTGACCTTGCTCCGGGTGGGGTTTACCTAGCTGCCCAGGTCACCCTGGGCACTGGTGGTCTCTTACACCACCGTTTCACCCTTACCGAGGGCCGAAGCCCCCGGCGGTCTGTTTTCTGTGGCACTGTCCCGCGGGTCACCCCGGGTGGCCGTTAGCCACCACCTTGCCCTGTGGAGCCCGGACGTTCCTCGGGAAGCCCCCTAGGGGGACTCCACGCGGCCGTCCGCCCGGCTCGTCTGCCGTGTCGACCATGGTACCGGGCGCGCGGGCCGGCGTGGACCGGCGGCGGTGGCGAGGACCGAGCCGGTGAGGATCAGGGCGAAGGCGGCCAGGATTCCGGGGGTCAGGCGTTCGTGCAGGAAGAGGGCGCCCGCCGCGACCGCGACGGCCGGGTTGACGTAGGTGATGACCGTGGCCCGGGTCGGACCGGCCTCCTTGATCAGTTCCAGGAAGGCCACGAAGGCGACGGCCGTGCAGATCACTCCCAGTCCCGCCAGGGACACGAGGACGGACGCGGAGGGGACGGCGGCGGGGCGGGTGAGGACCGCCGCCGGGGCGTAGACCAGGGCCGCGAGGGTGAGGCAGGCGGCCGTCAGGTGCAGGGACGGGACCTCCTTGAGGCGGCGGGCGGCTATCAGCGGGGCGGTGGCGTAGCCGACGACCGTCACCAGCACCTCGACGAGCGAGCGCGCGTCGCCGCCGGTGAGGTGCGGGGCGGTGAGGACCGCCACTCCGCCGAGGCCGAGCGTGAGGCCCGCGAGGCGCCGCGCGCCCAGGCGTTCTCTCTCTCCCGGCTCCCCCGGCTCCCCCGGCTCCCCCGGCCGTCCCGGCACGAAGAGGCGGGAGGCCAGGACGCCGACGATCGGCACCCCCGCGATGAGCAGGCCCGCCGTCGAGCTGGACAGGTGCCGTTCAGCGTCGGTCAGGGTGAACCAGGGGCCCATGATCTCCAGCACGGCGAAGGCCAGCATGGGGCGCCAGTGGGCACGTACGGTCGCGGGCAGGCCGCCCTGGCGCAGGGCGAACGGGAGGAGCAGGACGGCGCCCAGGGCGCAGCGGGTGAACACCACCATGGGTGGGGACACCGCGTCCACCGCCACCTTGATCATCAGATAGGGGATGCCCCAGACCACTCCCATCAGGGAGAACAGGAACCAGCCGCGTGCAGTCATGGGGCGAGTCTCGGCCCGTTCAGCGGCCGGAGTCTTGAACGCTGTTGCGGTAGGCCGCCGGGGTCACCCCGAGCACGCGGCGGAACCACCGGGTCAGGTGCGCCTGGTCGGCGAAGCCGACGAGGGTGGCGACCTCTGCGGGGCGCAGTCCGGAGGCGAGCAGCGCGCGGGCCCGGGAGACCCGGTACTGGGCGAGCCAGGCGTAGGGGGGTATGCCCATCGTCGTACGGAAGGCCCGCAGCAGCTGGTAGCGGGACAGGCCGAGGTCGGCGGCGAGGGCGGCGAGGGCCGGTGGGGCGGTGAGTTCGTCGGCGAGGCGGTCGCGGGCCGTGCGGGCGATCGCGGCCGCTCCGGGGACGAGTCCGGTCACCGGTCTGGCCGTGGCGTGGCGGTGGGCCAGGGCGGTCAGCAGCCAGGGCAGGCGGGACTCGGCCTCCAGCGGGTCGGGGCAGACGCTGAGGTCGGCGTGGGCGCGGCTGAGCGCGGCGGCGAGTTCGGGGTCGTGGATGAGCGGCTCGCGGAAGTGCGGCAGGCCGCCGCCGAGGGTGCCCTCGGCGCGGAGGCCGTCCGCGAGCAGGGCCGGGTCGGCGTACAGGGCGCGGTAGGCGTAGCCGTCGGTGGGGTTGCCGGGGCCGCCGGTGTGCGTCTCGCCGGGTTCGAGGACGACGATCGTGCCGGGACCGGTGCGGATGTGGCCGCCCCGGTAGTCGATGACCTCGGAGCCGCCGACGCAGACGCCGACGGTGTACTCCTCGTGCGCGTGCGGGGCGTAGACGTGCTGCCGGAAACTCGCGGTCAGCAGGTCGAGCGGTGGCCCGCAGCGGCCCAGTCTCGCCCTGGTCCACAGTGCCTGTTCCGCCATGGCGGATCCCCCTTGTCGTACCTGTCCCGTTGCCTTGCCCCGTCGCGTTGCCTTGCCCGGCGCGTTGCCGCACACGGCGCGCTCCGCACCCGTCCCGTTGCCGCACCCGCCGCACTGGCGCACCCGTCTCGTCCGGCTGTGGGGGCAACGCCCTCGGGCCCCCTTTCCATGCCGCTTCGGGGGCCTCACACCGGGGTGAAGAGGATCTTCGAGGTGCCCGGATCCGCTCCGACGAGGCGCACGCGCAGCCGTTCGCCGAGCGGCAGGCTTTCGCCCTCGATCCGGCCGATGACGGCCGGGGTGTCCAACTGCACGGTACCGACGGTGGGTTCGTGGTCGGACAGGTCCACCACGCAGCCCTCGAAGACCTCTCCGACCCGGTCCTTGAGCAGGGCGGCCTCGATGATGTCGACGCACCCGCGCTCCACCGTGCCGGCGATCCGCGAGCCGTCGGCCATCTGCCGGGGCAGCGCGTCCAGCGCCGCGAGCACCCAGTCGGGCGTGCCCTGGCCGGCGAGGGCGGCGAGGCAGATCGCGGAGGCGTAGCGGTCGGCGAGGCGGCGCAGCGGGGCCGTGCAGTGGGTGTAGGGGGCGGCGACGGCGGCGTGCGAGGTGATCGCGGGGAGGGCGCCGTCCCGGAAGACGGTGTATCCGGCGCCGCGCAGCAGGGTCGTGCACTCCTGGAGGAACGCCGCGTGGTCGGGGCGGTGCGGGTCGAGGGTGCGGATCAGCGCCGCGTACGACATGTGGTGCGGCCAGTCGATGTGCAGGGCTGTCGCGGTACGGCGCAGCCGGGCCACGGCGCCGTCGGGGGCGGTCGGGAGCGTGCGCAGGATGCCGGTGCCGGCGGCCAGCATCAGGTCGGCGGCGGCCATTCCGGTGAGCAGGGAGAGCTGGGCGTTCCAGGCGTCGGCGGGCAGGGGCGCGCGATAGGATAGCTCGTAGGTGTGGTCCCGCGCGGTGATCTCCTGCTCGGGCACGTTGAGGGAGATGCCGCCCCGCTCGACCTCCAGCCGTTCCCGGGCACGGCCGATCTCGGCGAGCAGCGCGACCGGTTCCTCGGCCGTCCCGTCGTCGATCCGGCGCTGCGCGCCCGCGTAGTCCAGCTTGGCGCGGCTGCGGACCAGCGCGCGGCGGACGTCGGCGACCACGGTGCGGCCCTCCGCGTCCAGGTCGATCGTCCACAGCACGGCCGGCCTGGTCCGGTCCGGCAGCAGGCTCGCCGCGCCCTCGCTGAGCACGAAGGGGTGCAGCGGGACCTTCTCGTCGGGGAAGTACAGCGTGTTCACCCGCCGGTGCGCCTCCGCGTCCAGCGCGGTCCCGGGCGCGACGAACGCGCCGGCGTCGGCGATGGCGTACCGGACCCGGTACCCGGTCCCCCGCCGGGACAGATGCGTCGCCTGGTCGAGATCGGTGGTGCCCGGTGGGTCGAGCGTGAAGAAGGGGATGTCCGTGGCGTCGTACGAGGGCAGCGCCGGTGCCTTCGCCGCCCGCTCCGCCTCCTCCTGGACCTCGGCCGGAAACGCCCCCGGCACACCGAGTTCCGTGCGGAGCGCGGCGAGCGCGGCGCGGAGGGGGGCCTTGGGGGCGCCGGTCACGCGAATGTGGCGGCGGGGCATACACACGAGCGTAAGCACAAAGGCGCTCGCGCGGCGGTCGAGCGGGGTGGTCGAGCGGGGTGGTGGGGGCTACGGGGGCGATGAGGAGGGCGGGCGGCCGGGGCTGTGGGGCGGCGGGGTGCGGCGGCGGGACCCGAGGCCGGGAGGCGCAGGCGGGAGCAAGGGCAGGCGCGCGGGTGCGGGCGGAGTGCGGGCGGCGGTAAGCCGTAGGCTGGCGCCGAAGCGATGAGAAGGAGTGCCCGTGCTTGTGCTGCTGCCGCCCTCGGAAGGGAAGGCGTCCTCGGGACGGGGAGCCCCGCTGAAGCCGGAGGCGTTGTCGCTGCCGGGGCTGGCCGGGGCGCGGGAGGCGGTGCTCGGGGAGCTGTTCGAGCTGTGCGCCGGGGACCCGGGCCAGAACGAGAAGGCGCGCGAGGTGCTCGGGCTGAGCGAGGGGCTGCGCGGGG comes from the Streptomyces sp. NBC_00820 genome and includes:
- a CDS encoding helix-turn-helix domain-containing protein produces the protein MITGEEVPDESKLASRAAMSVLELLAEGAPAARFEELARTARREGAPAGVLAELDQAVRLATRVHSRIGHDRQREAGLAALVDTAHDVALVHDPDALLHEITRRARRLLHLDMAYIGLHEPEGGSRVRAAEGGTTSSAIGLRTRDGFGIGGLVRASGAPAWTPDYLADAHIPHSPDIDAVVRAEGLQAVLAVPLGHGGTVFGTLYGAVRKVRHFSPDEISLMRSLGSLAAVAVERTRLLEETRAEVAERERDTSRARSSLSAQRRVEAAYIRLIDLVLGGGDPRTVAEAAAAELSGSLVLRDCVGRTVVVTGEPPGLTEDDLLRWTYDAHAAGCPVPMSRNGWIAPVTAGGENLGVLVLVPDEPLTDGSGVRLLQLTARAVALILLLQRTMVVAHDQIRDELFEELLSDIRPQPRQLTSRARRLGIAVDEPHVLVVARPEGGSEGRAAAWASSYAHRTSGLRKVCDGCVTLLLPGEDPLAAANAVSAELSPLIGHPVTIGAAGPVSGPDHVARAHREALGCLEALTELGDLGSVATPQRMGFLGVLLSETHDVDAYVRSVLGPVLDYDAERLTELIRTLDAYFVSSSSPTRAASALYVHPNTVSRRLERITELLGADWQAPERALEIQLALRLHRTRGTLRHRRAHGETGIRRKKKGSGEVGP
- a CDS encoding RNB domain-containing ribonuclease; translated protein: MPRRHIRVTGAPKAPLRAALAALRTELGVPGAFPAEVQEEAERAAKAPALPSYDATDIPFFTLDPPGTTDLDQATHLSRRGTGYRVRYAIADAGAFVAPGTALDAEAHRRVNTLYFPDEKVPLHPFVLSEGAASLLPDRTRPAVLWTIDLDAEGRTVVADVRRALVRSRAKLDYAGAQRRIDDGTAEEPVALLAEIGRARERLEVERGGISLNVPEQEITARDHTYELSYRAPLPADAWNAQLSLLTGMAAADLMLAAGTGILRTLPTAPDGAVARLRRTATALHIDWPHHMSYAALIRTLDPHRPDHAAFLQECTTLLRGAGYTVFRDGALPAITSHAAVAAPYTHCTAPLRRLADRYASAICLAALAGQGTPDWVLAALDALPRQMADGSRIAGTVERGCVDIIEAALLKDRVGEVFEGCVVDLSDHEPTVGTVQLDTPAVIGRIEGESLPLGERLRVRLVGADPGTSKILFTPV
- a CDS encoding AraC family transcriptional regulator, which translates into the protein MAEQALWTRARLGRCGPPLDLLTASFRQHVYAPHAHEEYTVGVCVGGSEVIDYRGGHIRTGPGTIVVLEPGETHTGGPGNPTDGYAYRALYADPALLADGLRAEGTLGGGLPHFREPLIHDPELAAALSRAHADLSVCPDPLEAESRLPWLLTALAHRHATARPVTGLVPGAAAIARTARDRLADELTAPPALAALAADLGLSRYQLLRAFRTTMGIPPYAWLAQYRVSRARALLASGLRPAEVATLVGFADQAHLTRWFRRVLGVTPAAYRNSVQDSGR